One Natrinema longum genomic window carries:
- a CDS encoding amino acid-binding protein, with amino-acid sequence MFDEIMEKFEGSPSQQAVIRLLLERGFSVNDDGRVVSGGIEIPNTGIAREIGVDRRVVDSTTDVILDDPELRRIFQNISQVPSLMDLAPVLDLTVLSIEVIDAEQKGLVATVTGTLAEHGISIRQTISEDPEFTDEPRLYLITDEELPGEVITALRDLEFVRKIEIQ; translated from the coding sequence ATGTTCGACGAGATCATGGAGAAGTTCGAGGGATCGCCGAGTCAGCAGGCCGTCATCCGGCTGCTCCTCGAGCGTGGCTTCTCCGTCAACGACGATGGCCGGGTCGTTTCCGGTGGAATCGAGATTCCGAACACGGGAATCGCCCGCGAAATCGGTGTCGATCGGCGGGTCGTCGACTCGACGACCGACGTCATCCTCGACGATCCCGAGCTGCGCCGGATCTTCCAGAACATCTCGCAGGTACCGAGTCTGATGGACCTGGCACCCGTGCTCGATCTGACGGTCCTCTCGATCGAAGTGATCGACGCCGAGCAGAAGGGACTCGTCGCCACGGTCACGGGAACCCTGGCCGAACACGGCATCTCGATTCGCCAGACGATCAGCGAGGATCCCGAGTTCACCGACGAACCCCGGCTCTACCTGATCACCGACGAGGAGCTGCCGGGCGAGGTGATCACCGCGTTGCGCGACCTCGAGTTCGTCCGAAAGATCGAAATTCAGTAA
- a CDS encoding DUF7522 family protein, whose protein sequence is MDGETIASELADEIHSVCRTTVGDELRSITYFTEDEVEQLYLRSDLEQTADLIGFAEHERLGFRSQSAYRNTQLGEYQATIRMFENGYLSRVIRGPHGVWVTTDDMSMERFEELTSALASVLDEYADTVDVEGERDD, encoded by the coding sequence ATGGACGGGGAAACTATCGCGTCGGAACTCGCAGATGAAATACACAGTGTCTGTCGGACGACGGTCGGCGACGAACTCCGTAGTATCACCTACTTCACCGAGGACGAGGTCGAACAGCTGTACCTCCGATCCGACCTCGAGCAGACCGCAGACCTGATCGGCTTCGCCGAACACGAACGGCTGGGCTTTCGCTCGCAATCGGCCTACCGGAACACGCAACTCGGCGAGTATCAGGCGACGATTCGCATGTTCGAAAACGGCTACCTCTCGCGGGTCATTCGCGGCCCACACGGCGTCTGGGTGACGACCGACGACATGTCGATGGAGCGATTCGAGGAACTCACCAGCGCGCTCGCGTCGGTGCTCGACGAGTACGCGGACACCGTCGACGTCGAGGGCGAACGCGACGACTGA
- a CDS encoding IMPACT family protein, whose translation MSRAYRTVAEPATAEFVVQGSEFLGHVRPVESVDAAEAFVDAVREEYADATHNVPAYRVRTGDEETDGYFLREYSSDDGEPSGSAGKPALNVLAQQDLENCAVVVTRYYGGTNLGVGGLVRAYSRAVKEAVKAAGIVEERPHERVAITVEYDDSGTVRSILESEGYEFEADYEAAVSFDVRVPLAEGEAFRDRVRSATSGRADLE comes from the coding sequence GTGAGTCGGGCATACCGTACCGTCGCGGAGCCGGCTACCGCCGAGTTCGTCGTCCAGGGCTCGGAGTTCCTCGGCCACGTCCGGCCCGTCGAATCGGTCGACGCCGCCGAGGCCTTCGTCGACGCGGTCCGCGAGGAGTACGCCGACGCGACCCACAACGTGCCAGCCTATCGAGTCCGGACCGGCGACGAGGAGACGGACGGCTACTTCCTCCGGGAGTACTCGAGCGACGACGGCGAGCCCTCCGGCTCGGCCGGGAAGCCGGCGCTGAACGTCCTCGCACAGCAGGACCTCGAGAACTGCGCGGTCGTCGTAACCCGCTACTACGGTGGGACGAATCTCGGCGTCGGCGGGCTCGTCCGGGCGTACTCCCGCGCGGTGAAAGAGGCAGTCAAGGCGGCCGGCATCGTCGAGGAGCGACCCCACGAACGGGTCGCGATCACCGTCGAGTACGACGACTCCGGAACCGTCCGGTCGATTCTGGAGAGCGAGGGATACGAGTTCGAGGCCGACTACGAGGCCGCGGTCAGCTTCGACGTTCGCGTCCCGCTCGCGGAGGGCGAGGCGTTCCGGGATCGCGTTCGGAGCGCGACGAGCGGGCGAGCCGACCTCGAGTGA
- a CDS encoding YgaP family membrane protein — protein MDKNVGGYDRLGRFVLAAVLLVVGYRNRNRTAGTLLFIAGSDLFATAVIQRCPVNAVLGIDTCE, from the coding sequence ATGGACAAAAACGTCGGCGGATACGACCGGCTCGGCCGGTTCGTCCTCGCGGCGGTGTTACTGGTGGTCGGGTACCGAAACCGAAATCGGACGGCTGGAACGCTCCTGTTCATCGCCGGGAGCGACCTCTTCGCTACTGCGGTTATCCAGCGATGTCCGGTGAACGCGGTGCTGGGAATCGACACCTGCGAATAG
- the upp gene encoding uracil phosphoribosyltransferase, producing MTIEDRDNAYLITHALAKDTLSRLRDVETEQVSFRKGLVKLGRICGYEIIDGRMETEYVEIETPLEQTMGERVRGLDDVVIINVLRAATPFVEGLLKAFPRARQGVISASRDEEAGRAEDGSFPITVDYVKLPEIHEEDTVIIADPMLATGSTMCTVLEHVVENATQPENLIVLSALSAPEGLLRVNEAFDEADLLTVSIDDRLDEDGFIVPGLGDAGDRAFRTT from the coding sequence ATGACGATCGAAGACCGGGATAACGCCTATCTCATCACGCACGCACTGGCGAAGGACACCCTCTCGCGCCTGCGAGACGTCGAGACCGAACAGGTTAGCTTTCGCAAAGGGCTGGTCAAACTCGGCCGAATCTGTGGCTACGAGATCATCGACGGCCGAATGGAGACCGAGTACGTCGAGATCGAGACGCCACTGGAGCAGACGATGGGCGAGCGGGTCCGCGGCCTCGACGACGTCGTCATCATCAACGTCTTGCGCGCTGCGACGCCCTTCGTCGAAGGGCTGTTGAAAGCGTTCCCACGCGCACGACAGGGTGTCATCAGCGCGAGTCGCGACGAAGAAGCCGGCCGGGCCGAGGACGGTTCCTTCCCGATCACGGTCGACTACGTGAAGCTACCCGAAATTCACGAGGAGGACACGGTCATCATCGCTGACCCGATGCTCGCGACGGGGAGTACGATGTGTACCGTCCTCGAGCACGTCGTCGAGAACGCGACCCAGCCGGAGAACCTGATCGTCCTCTCGGCGCTGTCGGCACCCGAGGGACTGCTTCGGGTCAACGAAGCGTTCGACGAAGCCGACCTGTTGACGGTGTCGATCGACGACCGACTCGACGAGGACGGCTTTATCGTCCCCGGCCTCGGCGACGCCGGCGATCGCGCGTTCCGGACGACGTAA
- a CDS encoding DUF5828 family protein yields the protein MEESISGFKVRGDWGDIVEHGERITRALRDVDVHDPDEDGGADFARAFEEWDEWRPKAHETLESDVSEKTADQASVEEGKGEKAGKKPDEDIKTAGEKLSESYERLEDDDAGAAMDNWKESVDYVARAADSASRKALRRVEDTVYQNVMTQLAPYYFDNELVSANVQQSTRNGDNGEQFVFEVNVNDDELKGEVSDRLAEYEDEIDRWHVEVEKNTDAAEAIEGAEPPPEPDDNSKSTTN from the coding sequence ATGGAAGAGAGCATCTCGGGGTTCAAAGTTCGCGGTGACTGGGGCGATATCGTCGAACACGGCGAGCGCATCACGCGCGCCCTTCGAGACGTGGACGTTCACGATCCTGACGAGGACGGCGGCGCGGACTTCGCACGCGCCTTCGAGGAGTGGGACGAGTGGCGACCCAAGGCCCACGAAACGCTCGAGTCCGACGTCAGCGAAAAGACCGCCGATCAGGCCAGCGTCGAGGAGGGCAAAGGCGAGAAAGCGGGCAAAAAACCCGACGAAGACATCAAAACCGCCGGCGAGAAACTCTCGGAGTCCTACGAGCGACTCGAGGACGACGATGCGGGGGCCGCGATGGACAACTGGAAGGAGTCGGTCGATTACGTCGCGCGCGCGGCCGACTCCGCGAGTCGGAAGGCCCTGCGCCGCGTCGAGGACACGGTCTACCAGAACGTGATGACCCAGCTCGCGCCCTACTACTTCGACAACGAACTCGTCAGTGCCAACGTCCAGCAGTCGACGCGAAACGGCGACAACGGCGAACAGTTCGTCTTCGAGGTCAACGTCAACGACGACGAGCTGAAAGGGGAAGTCTCCGACCGTCTCGCAGAGTACGAGGACGAGATCGACCGCTGGCACGTCGAAGTGGAGAAAAACACCGACGCGGCCGAAGCGATCGAAGGTGCGGAGCCACCGCCCGAACCAGACGACAACTCGAAATCGACGACGAACTGA
- a CDS encoding inorganic phosphate transporter: MVEIATLGTFAVAALASLFMAWAIGAGSSGSTPFAPAVGANAISVMRAGFLVGLLGFSGAVLQGANVSEAVGTELIAGDVTLSSLAATIALLIAAGLVAIGIFTGYPIATAFTVTGAVIGVGLAMGGDPAWPKYTEIATLWVLTPFVGGGIAYAVARALRADALSEEYLVVVLAALVGAIVANIEFAILGSGSGGESIAQASSGWIPGPAIAGTAVATLAIAVVWAGVIAFDLRSGTEQGERHFLLVLGGLVAFSAGGSQVGLAIGPLIPLSGELELPLLAMLVGGGFGLLLGSWTGAPRMIKAISQDYSSLGPRRSIAALIPSFIIAQAAVFYGIPVSFNEIIVSAIIGSGYAAAGAGGGVSPRKMGFTVLAWIGSLAGAIIVSYVGYTAVGAVLL; this comes from the coding sequence ATGGTCGAAATCGCCACGCTCGGGACCTTCGCCGTGGCCGCACTCGCGAGTCTCTTCATGGCATGGGCGATCGGTGCCGGCTCGAGCGGTTCGACACCCTTCGCCCCGGCGGTCGGCGCGAACGCGATTTCGGTAATGCGGGCGGGCTTTCTCGTGGGGCTGCTGGGCTTCAGCGGCGCGGTTCTGCAGGGTGCGAACGTCTCCGAAGCGGTGGGGACCGAACTGATCGCCGGCGACGTCACGCTCTCGTCGCTGGCCGCCACGATTGCCCTGCTCATCGCGGCCGGACTGGTGGCGATCGGCATCTTCACGGGGTATCCGATAGCGACGGCGTTTACCGTCACGGGGGCGGTCATCGGCGTCGGGCTCGCTATGGGCGGCGATCCCGCGTGGCCGAAGTATACCGAGATCGCTACCCTGTGGGTGTTGACGCCGTTCGTCGGCGGCGGAATCGCGTACGCGGTCGCCCGGGCGCTTCGCGCCGACGCACTCTCCGAAGAGTACCTCGTCGTCGTCCTCGCGGCGCTCGTCGGCGCGATCGTCGCCAACATCGAGTTCGCGATCCTCGGCTCCGGTTCCGGCGGGGAATCGATCGCACAGGCCTCGAGCGGCTGGATTCCCGGGCCGGCGATCGCCGGTACCGCCGTCGCGACGCTCGCGATCGCGGTCGTCTGGGCGGGCGTGATCGCGTTCGACCTCCGAAGCGGAACGGAACAGGGTGAGCGTCACTTCCTGCTCGTCCTCGGCGGCCTCGTCGCCTTCTCGGCCGGCGGCAGTCAGGTCGGGCTGGCGATCGGACCGCTGATTCCCCTGTCGGGCGAACTCGAGCTCCCACTGCTGGCGATGCTCGTCGGCGGCGGGTTCGGGCTCTTGCTCGGCTCGTGGACCGGCGCACCCCGAATGATCAAAGCGATCTCACAGGACTATTCCTCGCTTGGACCACGGCGATCGATCGCAGCACTCATCCCGTCCTTTATCATCGCACAGGCCGCCGTCTTCTATGGCATTCCGGTCTCGTTCAACGAGATCATCGTCAGCGCGATCATCGGGAGCGGCTACGCCGCTGCGGGTGCCGGCGGTGGCGTCAGCCCCCGCAAAATGGGCTTTACCGTCCTCGCGTGGATCGGCTCGCTGGCCGGCGCGATTATCGTTTCCTACGTCGGCTACACCGCTGTGGGCGCAGTCCTGCTCTGA
- a CDS encoding hemolysin family protein, with translation MALSPLFAVPLAAYEVPVVGVGFDQSTVTVLGVVAIAALIALSAFFSSSEIAMFNLPKHRLEGMIEDDIPGADLVKGLKDDPHRLLVTILVGNNIVNIAMSSIATAILSIYFGGLVGVLLATFGITALVLLFGESVPKSYAVENTESWSIRIARPLKATEYLLFPLIVLFDYLTRQINKLIGSTGAIESPYVTRDEIQEMIESGEREGVLEEEEHEMLTRIFRFNNTIVKEVMTPRLDMTAVPKDADIDEAIETCIQSGHARIPVYEGSLDNVQGVVHIRDLVRDLNYGETETLELGDLIQPTLHVPESKNVDELLTEMRENRMHMAIVIDEFGTTEGLVTMEDMIEEIIGEILEGGEEQPIEEIDEDTVLVRGEVNIEDVNESLDIDLPEGQEFETIAGFIFNRAGRLVEEGEEITYDGVRITVETVENTRILKARLKKLEVPDENGDTETETETTPLEIDENDE, from the coding sequence ATGGCGTTGTCTCCGCTGTTTGCGGTCCCGCTGGCCGCCTATGAGGTCCCGGTCGTGGGTGTCGGGTTCGATCAGTCGACAGTAACGGTTCTCGGCGTGGTCGCTATCGCCGCCCTCATCGCACTCTCCGCTTTCTTCTCCTCGTCGGAGATCGCGATGTTCAACCTGCCGAAACACCGCCTCGAGGGGATGATCGAGGACGATATTCCGGGCGCGGACCTGGTCAAAGGCCTCAAGGACGACCCCCATCGGCTGCTCGTGACCATCCTGGTCGGCAACAACATCGTCAACATCGCGATGTCTTCGATCGCGACGGCGATCCTGTCGATCTACTTCGGGGGGCTGGTCGGCGTCTTGCTGGCGACGTTCGGGATCACTGCCCTCGTCCTCCTGTTCGGGGAGAGCGTTCCCAAGTCCTATGCCGTCGAGAACACGGAATCGTGGTCGATTCGAATCGCGAGACCGCTGAAGGCCACGGAGTATCTCCTCTTTCCGCTGATCGTTCTCTTCGATTACCTCACTCGACAGATCAACAAGCTTATCGGGTCGACGGGCGCGATCGAGTCGCCGTACGTCACCCGCGACGAGATCCAGGAGATGATCGAGTCCGGCGAGCGCGAGGGCGTCTTAGAGGAGGAGGAACACGAGATGCTCACGCGCATCTTCCGTTTCAACAACACGATCGTCAAGGAAGTGATGACGCCGCGGCTCGACATGACGGCGGTTCCGAAAGACGCCGACATCGACGAGGCGATCGAGACCTGTATCCAGAGCGGCCACGCCCGCATCCCGGTCTACGAGGGCAGCCTCGACAACGTACAAGGCGTCGTCCACATCCGGGATCTCGTCCGTGACCTCAACTACGGGGAGACCGAAACCCTGGAACTCGGAGACCTCATCCAGCCGACGCTGCACGTCCCCGAGTCGAAAAACGTCGACGAACTGTTGACCGAGATGCGGGAAAACCGGATGCACATGGCGATCGTCATCGACGAGTTCGGGACCACCGAGGGGCTGGTGACGATGGAGGACATGATCGAGGAGATCATCGGCGAGATCCTCGAGGGCGGCGAGGAACAACCGATCGAGGAGATCGACGAGGACACCGTTCTCGTCCGGGGCGAGGTCAACATCGAAGACGTCAACGAATCGCTCGATATCGATCTCCCGGAGGGCCAGGAGTTCGAGACGATCGCCGGCTTCATCTTCAACCGCGCCGGCCGACTCGTCGAAGAGGGCGAGGAGATCACCTACGACGGCGTTCGTATCACCGTCGAGACCGTCGAAAACACGCGCATTCTGAAAGCGCGCCTCAAGAAACTCGAGGTGCCCGACGAGAACGGCGACACGGAGACGGAAACCGAGACCACGCCGCTCGAGATCGACGAGAACGACGAGTGA
- a CDS encoding glutaredoxin family protein, protein MSEGATPPITFYRLQGCPFCERVTRLLNEYDLSYRSRFVEPMHSERNAVKRVAGVRTVPVIVDENTGVTMAESANIVSYLESTYGEGDRPDAAAADAGGDD, encoded by the coding sequence ATGAGCGAGGGTGCCACCCCACCGATCACGTTCTACCGGCTCCAGGGCTGTCCGTTCTGCGAGCGGGTTACCCGGCTGTTGAACGAGTACGACCTCTCCTACCGATCGCGGTTCGTCGAACCGATGCACTCCGAGCGCAACGCCGTCAAACGCGTGGCCGGGGTCCGAACCGTTCCCGTCATCGTCGACGAAAACACCGGCGTCACGATGGCAGAAAGCGCCAACATCGTGAGCTACCTCGAGTCGACCTACGGCGAGGGCGACCGTCCCGACGCGGCCGCGGCGGACGCGGGAGGTGACGACTGA
- a CDS encoding redoxin domain-containing protein, giving the protein MPDFEVVELGPTDHPEPGDTAPEFTRPLVTDEFWEDRTLSELVAETEGQTILVFTPMTGSFLAKYVWDELTERNWDDRAGRVVGVTASTPYGVKRLLDDNDYPFTFFSDPSNEIAASYGIEHELDGMTGISEPRVAFFALEDDRTITGAWVATDWPDFPDYDALEAELGLE; this is encoded by the coding sequence ATGCCCGATTTCGAGGTCGTCGAACTCGGACCGACCGACCACCCCGAACCCGGCGACACCGCCCCCGAGTTCACCCGGCCGCTGGTCACCGACGAGTTCTGGGAGGACCGGACGCTGTCGGAACTCGTCGCGGAGACCGAGGGTCAGACGATCCTCGTGTTCACCCCGATGACAGGGTCGTTCCTCGCGAAGTACGTCTGGGACGAACTCACGGAGCGAAACTGGGACGACCGCGCGGGCCGGGTCGTCGGCGTCACGGCCTCGACCCCCTACGGCGTGAAACGGCTCCTCGACGACAACGACTATCCTTTCACGTTCTTTTCCGATCCGAGCAACGAGATCGCAGCGTCGTACGGAATCGAGCACGAACTCGACGGTATGACCGGCATCAGCGAACCCCGCGTCGCCTTCTTTGCGCTCGAGGACGACCGCACGATCACGGGCGCGTGGGTCGCCACCGACTGGCCCGACTTCCCCGACTACGACGCGCTCGAAGCGGAACTGGGCCTCGAGTGA
- a CDS encoding L-threonylcarbamoyladenylate synthase, translating to MSEFDRAAEAIEDGGLVVYPTETVYGLAADALAPAAVERVFEVKGRDRSKPISMAVPSVPSALQYVRATERERQFMGTFLPGPVTVLCRRRGTVPDELTAGQDRVGVRVPDHAIALRLCERAGTPITATSANVSGRESARRPADLDPEIREAAAVVLEDVDERDSSARQTGSDNDETDGGTESTVVDVSSEMIHRRGAKADEIEVWLERH from the coding sequence ATGAGCGAGTTCGACCGCGCGGCCGAAGCGATCGAGGACGGCGGACTCGTCGTCTACCCGACGGAGACGGTCTACGGCCTCGCCGCGGACGCCCTCGCGCCCGCCGCCGTCGAGCGGGTCTTCGAGGTGAAAGGTCGAGACCGATCGAAGCCGATCTCCATGGCGGTACCCTCGGTCCCGTCGGCGCTACAGTACGTCCGTGCGACCGAGCGGGAGCGACAGTTCATGGGTACCTTTCTGCCCGGTCCGGTGACGGTCCTCTGTCGGCGACGCGGGACCGTCCCGGACGAACTCACGGCGGGGCAAGACCGCGTCGGGGTCCGAGTTCCGGACCACGCGATCGCGTTGCGACTCTGTGAGCGGGCCGGCACGCCGATCACCGCGACCAGCGCGAACGTCAGCGGCCGGGAGAGCGCGCGCCGGCCCGCCGACCTCGATCCCGAGATCCGCGAGGCTGCGGCCGTCGTCCTCGAGGACGTCGACGAGCGAGACTCGTCGGCCCGTCAGACGGGGTCTGACAACGACGAAACCGACGGCGGGACCGAGAGTACCGTCGTCGACGTCTCGAGCGAGATGATCCACCGCCGCGGCGCGAAGGCCGACGAGATCGAGGTCTGGCTCGAGCGCCACTGA
- a CDS encoding CRISPR-associated protein Cas4: protein MTQTPVSFSDLRTAAYCPRKCYYQQRLPAEEREPPPEVDSIRALEPRYESLLEAPPGDLDAEPIAVPSVRYRDRLTATRDRLEADGEWDRLRNPRERDVFATGRHCRGIVHKVLADPLEPALLSAGEPPENGVWGSQTVQAVAAAKALAWEHKEPVERAWLEYPASGVIRSIELTTRRKAQYRSALRAVREIDGPPARTSNRSKCDSCEFAAECGVKTRTLRSLLGF from the coding sequence GTGACCCAGACTCCCGTCTCGTTTAGCGATCTACGGACCGCCGCCTACTGCCCCCGGAAGTGTTACTACCAGCAGCGACTGCCGGCCGAGGAGCGCGAGCCGCCACCCGAGGTCGACTCGATCCGTGCGCTCGAGCCCCGGTACGAATCGCTGCTCGAGGCTCCACCGGGCGACCTCGACGCCGAACCGATCGCCGTTCCGTCGGTCCGGTACCGCGACCGGCTGACGGCGACCAGAGACCGACTCGAGGCCGACGGGGAGTGGGACCGTCTCCGGAACCCCCGCGAACGGGACGTCTTCGCGACCGGCCGGCATTGTCGCGGGATCGTCCACAAGGTGCTCGCCGACCCGCTCGAGCCGGCGCTGCTCTCGGCGGGCGAACCCCCCGAAAACGGCGTCTGGGGATCGCAGACGGTACAGGCGGTCGCGGCCGCGAAGGCGCTGGCCTGGGAACACAAGGAGCCGGTCGAGCGGGCCTGGCTCGAGTATCCGGCCTCCGGCGTGATCCGTTCGATAGAGCTAACGACGCGCCGGAAGGCCCAGTATCGGAGCGCGTTGCGGGCAGTTCGCGAGATAGATGGCCCACCGGCGCGGACGAGCAACCGCTCGAAGTGTGACTCCTGTGAGTTCGCCGCGGAGTGTGGGGTCAAGACGCGGACGTTGCGATCGCTGCTGGGGTTTTAG
- a CDS encoding conditioned medium-induced protein 4, protein MNEKTEELRDIFTDVTDGEETITESQEDTRGSLERDERSDAERLESVVQQMRERYAFETPLSDEELIAVARGFYDDRSDEALADELGVDAEDVFEARLALHLVGDDDADEVDLAAIRDREEDDATLAAEYDVSEARIRRYRRVAAAEDQSRTANDRYRDEFDSILADADITERMTTDVREDGLEDATEGMETEVDF, encoded by the coding sequence ATGAACGAAAAGACCGAGGAACTCCGAGATATCTTCACCGACGTCACCGACGGCGAGGAAACCATCACCGAATCACAGGAGGATACCCGGGGCTCCCTCGAGCGAGACGAACGATCGGACGCCGAGCGCCTCGAGAGCGTCGTCCAGCAGATGCGCGAGCGATACGCCTTCGAGACGCCCCTCTCCGACGAGGAGTTGATCGCGGTCGCGCGGGGGTTCTACGACGACCGGAGCGACGAGGCGCTCGCCGACGAACTCGGCGTCGACGCCGAGGACGTCTTCGAGGCCCGACTCGCCTTGCATCTGGTGGGGGACGACGACGCCGACGAAGTCGATCTTGCGGCGATCCGCGACCGCGAGGAAGACGACGCGACGCTCGCCGCGGAGTACGACGTCAGCGAGGCCCGGATCCGTCGATACCGTCGCGTCGCGGCGGCGGAAGACCAGTCCAGGACGGCCAACGACCGGTACCGCGACGAGTTCGACAGCATTCTCGCGGACGCCGACATCACCGAGCGCATGACGACCGACGTTCGCGAGGACGGCCTCGAGGACGCGACCGAGGGGATGGAGACCGAGGTGGACTTCTAA